Proteins encoded in a region of the Neodiprion virginianus isolate iyNeoVirg1 chromosome 2, iyNeoVirg1.1, whole genome shotgun sequence genome:
- the LOC124299049 gene encoding GATA zinc finger domain-containing protein 10-like isoform X5 yields MSFVLCSSQHIHELTRDLRQQRETARKSVFQHMMGQQNSPQQGGPWLQMPQVPALSMPWSVPALQQPDLIRFTGERSQPAYDTMSLHQKRKLSTPDITDTRQIKQFITEEKMASHFQGLHISSNYQAQNSPPSTSTAHSPQRVCNNLEYMNSNMESAEGINLDQNDCRKPRLVISEEVRRLQEEPLIPTSLLSKLERPSMALVLWEPPSKHLARVLPVPRDTPTPIPNFLEDGNNNNNNNNNNNNNNRNSNNNNNNNGIIDLNQCSPQLEPMEL; encoded by the exons ATGTCATTTGTGTTGTGTAGTTCACAGCATATTCACGAACTCACGCGAGACTTGCGCCAGCAAAGAGAAACTGCGAGAAAA TCTGTATTCCAACATATGATGGGTCAGCAAAACTCGCCGCAACAAGGCGGACCTTGGCTGCAAATGCCACAGGTCCCAGCGTTGTCTATGCCATGGAGCGTTCCAGCTTTGCAGCAACCTGATTTGATCAGGTTTACTGGTGAAAGAAGCCAGCCTGCCTATGACACAATGTCGCTGCATCAAAAAAGAAAGTTGAGCACACCAGATATCACAGATAC TCGGCAAATTAAGCAATTTATTACCGAAGAAAAGATGGCCTCACACTTTCAAGGTTTGCACATCAGTTCCAACTATCAAGCTCAAAATTCACCTCCTTCGACATCGACAGCTCACTCGCCACAGCGTGTGTGTAATAATTTAGAATATATGAACTCGAATATGGAAAGTGCTGAGGGCATAAACTTAGATCAAAATGACTGCAGAAAGCCTAGACTGGTCATATCTGAGGAAGTCAGACGGCTACAAGAAGAACCCCTAATTCCTACCTCTCTGTTATCCAAACT TGAACGACCCTCAATGGCACTAGTACTTTGGGAACCACCGAGTAAACACCTTGCCCGGGTATTACCAGTACCTCGAGATACACCAACGCCAATACCAAACTTCCTTGAAGAtggcaacaacaacaacaacaataacaataacaataacaataacaatagaaacagcaacaacaacaataataacaacggtATAATAGATTTAAATCAATGTTCTCCACAACTCGAGCCCATGGAGCTTTGA
- the LOC124299049 gene encoding protein kinase 4-like isoform X3, with amino-acid sequence MSFVLCSSQHIHELTRDLRQQRETARKSTMGGANLHTPQSVFQHMMGQQNSPQQGGPWLQMPQVPALSMPWSVPALQQPDLIRFTGERSQPAYDTMSLHQKRKLSTPDITDTRQIKQFITEEKMASHFQGLHISSNYQAQNSPPSTSTAHSPQRVCNNLEYMNSNMESAEGINLDQNDCRKPRLVISEEVRRLQEEPLIPTSLLSKLERPSMALVLWEPPSKHLARVLPVPRDTPTPIPNFLEDGNNNNNNNNNNNNNNRNSNNNNNNNGIIDLNQCSPQLEPMEL; translated from the exons ATGTCATTTGTGTTGTGTAGTTCACAGCATATTCACGAACTCACGCGAGACTTGCGCCAGCAAAGAGAAACTGCGAGAAAA AGTACGATGGGTGGAGCTAACCTCCATACTCCACAGTCTGTATTCCAACATATGATGGGTCAGCAAAACTCGCCGCAACAAGGCGGACCTTGGCTGCAAATGCCACAGGTCCCAGCGTTGTCTATGCCATGGAGCGTTCCAGCTTTGCAGCAACCTGATTTGATCAGGTTTACTGGTGAAAGAAGCCAGCCTGCCTATGACACAATGTCGCTGCATCAAAAAAGAAAGTTGAGCACACCAGATATCACAGATAC TCGGCAAATTAAGCAATTTATTACCGAAGAAAAGATGGCCTCACACTTTCAAGGTTTGCACATCAGTTCCAACTATCAAGCTCAAAATTCACCTCCTTCGACATCGACAGCTCACTCGCCACAGCGTGTGTGTAATAATTTAGAATATATGAACTCGAATATGGAAAGTGCTGAGGGCATAAACTTAGATCAAAATGACTGCAGAAAGCCTAGACTGGTCATATCTGAGGAAGTCAGACGGCTACAAGAAGAACCCCTAATTCCTACCTCTCTGTTATCCAAACT TGAACGACCCTCAATGGCACTAGTACTTTGGGAACCACCGAGTAAACACCTTGCCCGGGTATTACCAGTACCTCGAGATACACCAACGCCAATACCAAACTTCCTTGAAGAtggcaacaacaacaacaacaataacaataacaataacaataacaatagaaacagcaacaacaacaataataacaacggtATAATAGATTTAAATCAATGTTCTCCACAACTCGAGCCCATGGAGCTTTGA
- the LOC124299049 gene encoding myb-like protein I isoform X7, with amino-acid sequence MDQGADLNQRRNNNRQSLERSDFTSVFQHMMGQQNSPQQGGPWLQMPQVPALSMPWSVPALQQPDLIRFTGERSQPAYDTMSLHQKRKLSTPDITDTRQIKQFITEEKMASHFQGLHISSNYQAQNSPPSTSTAHSPQRVCNNLEYMNSNMESAEGINLDQNDCRKPRLVISEEVRRLQEEPLIPTSLLSKLERPSMALVLWEPPSKHLARVLPVPRDTPTPIPNFLEDGNNNNNNNNNNNNNNRNSNNNNNNNGIIDLNQCSPQLEPMEL; translated from the exons ATGGATCAGGGAGCAGATCTGAATCAAAG AAGGAACAACAATAGGCAGTCTTTGGAACGGTCAGATTTTACA TCTGTATTCCAACATATGATGGGTCAGCAAAACTCGCCGCAACAAGGCGGACCTTGGCTGCAAATGCCACAGGTCCCAGCGTTGTCTATGCCATGGAGCGTTCCAGCTTTGCAGCAACCTGATTTGATCAGGTTTACTGGTGAAAGAAGCCAGCCTGCCTATGACACAATGTCGCTGCATCAAAAAAGAAAGTTGAGCACACCAGATATCACAGATAC TCGGCAAATTAAGCAATTTATTACCGAAGAAAAGATGGCCTCACACTTTCAAGGTTTGCACATCAGTTCCAACTATCAAGCTCAAAATTCACCTCCTTCGACATCGACAGCTCACTCGCCACAGCGTGTGTGTAATAATTTAGAATATATGAACTCGAATATGGAAAGTGCTGAGGGCATAAACTTAGATCAAAATGACTGCAGAAAGCCTAGACTGGTCATATCTGAGGAAGTCAGACGGCTACAAGAAGAACCCCTAATTCCTACCTCTCTGTTATCCAAACT TGAACGACCCTCAATGGCACTAGTACTTTGGGAACCACCGAGTAAACACCTTGCCCGGGTATTACCAGTACCTCGAGATACACCAACGCCAATACCAAACTTCCTTGAAGAtggcaacaacaacaacaacaataacaataacaataacaataacaatagaaacagcaacaacaacaataataacaacggtATAATAGATTTAAATCAATGTTCTCCACAACTCGAGCCCATGGAGCTTTGA
- the LOC124299049 gene encoding myotubularin-related protein DDB_G0290005-like isoform X4, whose amino-acid sequence MDQGADLNQRRNNNRQSLERSDFTSTMGGANLHTPQSVFQHMMGQQNSPQQGGPWLQMPQVPALSMPWSVPALQQPDLIRFTGERSQPAYDTMSLHQKRKLSTPDITDTRQIKQFITEEKMASHFQGLHISSNYQAQNSPPSTSTAHSPQRVCNNLEYMNSNMESAEGINLDQNDCRKPRLVISEEVRRLQEEPLIPTSLLSKLERPSMALVLWEPPSKHLARVLPVPRDTPTPIPNFLEDGNNNNNNNNNNNNNNRNSNNNNNNNGIIDLNQCSPQLEPMEL is encoded by the exons ATGGATCAGGGAGCAGATCTGAATCAAAG AAGGAACAACAATAGGCAGTCTTTGGAACGGTCAGATTTTACA AGTACGATGGGTGGAGCTAACCTCCATACTCCACAGTCTGTATTCCAACATATGATGGGTCAGCAAAACTCGCCGCAACAAGGCGGACCTTGGCTGCAAATGCCACAGGTCCCAGCGTTGTCTATGCCATGGAGCGTTCCAGCTTTGCAGCAACCTGATTTGATCAGGTTTACTGGTGAAAGAAGCCAGCCTGCCTATGACACAATGTCGCTGCATCAAAAAAGAAAGTTGAGCACACCAGATATCACAGATAC TCGGCAAATTAAGCAATTTATTACCGAAGAAAAGATGGCCTCACACTTTCAAGGTTTGCACATCAGTTCCAACTATCAAGCTCAAAATTCACCTCCTTCGACATCGACAGCTCACTCGCCACAGCGTGTGTGTAATAATTTAGAATATATGAACTCGAATATGGAAAGTGCTGAGGGCATAAACTTAGATCAAAATGACTGCAGAAAGCCTAGACTGGTCATATCTGAGGAAGTCAGACGGCTACAAGAAGAACCCCTAATTCCTACCTCTCTGTTATCCAAACT TGAACGACCCTCAATGGCACTAGTACTTTGGGAACCACCGAGTAAACACCTTGCCCGGGTATTACCAGTACCTCGAGATACACCAACGCCAATACCAAACTTCCTTGAAGAtggcaacaacaacaacaacaataacaataacaataacaataacaatagaaacagcaacaacaacaataataacaacggtATAATAGATTTAAATCAATGTTCTCCACAACTCGAGCCCATGGAGCTTTGA
- the LOC124299049 gene encoding transcription factor mef2A-like isoform X2, producing the protein MDQGADLNQRQKKITELRYWVVMALQYHLNPPMQSTMGGANLHTPQSVFQHMMGQQNSPQQGGPWLQMPQVPALSMPWSVPALQQPDLIRFTGERSQPAYDTMSLHQKRKLSTPDITDTRQIKQFITEEKMASHFQGLHISSNYQAQNSPPSTSTAHSPQRVCNNLEYMNSNMESAEGINLDQNDCRKPRLVISEEVRRLQEEPLIPTSLLSKLERPSMALVLWEPPSKHLARVLPVPRDTPTPIPNFLEDGNNNNNNNNNNNNNNRNSNNNNNNNGIIDLNQCSPQLEPMEL; encoded by the exons ATGGATCAGGGAGCAGATCTGAATCAAAG gcagaaaaaaataactgaattGAGATATTGGGTAGTAATGGCTTTGCAATACCATCTAAACCCTCCGATGCAGAGTACGATGGGTGGAGCTAACCTCCATACTCCACAGTCTGTATTCCAACATATGATGGGTCAGCAAAACTCGCCGCAACAAGGCGGACCTTGGCTGCAAATGCCACAGGTCCCAGCGTTGTCTATGCCATGGAGCGTTCCAGCTTTGCAGCAACCTGATTTGATCAGGTTTACTGGTGAAAGAAGCCAGCCTGCCTATGACACAATGTCGCTGCATCAAAAAAGAAAGTTGAGCACACCAGATATCACAGATAC TCGGCAAATTAAGCAATTTATTACCGAAGAAAAGATGGCCTCACACTTTCAAGGTTTGCACATCAGTTCCAACTATCAAGCTCAAAATTCACCTCCTTCGACATCGACAGCTCACTCGCCACAGCGTGTGTGTAATAATTTAGAATATATGAACTCGAATATGGAAAGTGCTGAGGGCATAAACTTAGATCAAAATGACTGCAGAAAGCCTAGACTGGTCATATCTGAGGAAGTCAGACGGCTACAAGAAGAACCCCTAATTCCTACCTCTCTGTTATCCAAACT TGAACGACCCTCAATGGCACTAGTACTTTGGGAACCACCGAGTAAACACCTTGCCCGGGTATTACCAGTACCTCGAGATACACCAACGCCAATACCAAACTTCCTTGAAGAtggcaacaacaacaacaacaataacaataacaataacaataacaatagaaacagcaacaacaacaataataacaacggtATAATAGATTTAAATCAATGTTCTCCACAACTCGAGCCCATGGAGCTTTGA
- the LOC124299049 gene encoding nuclear transcription factor Y subunit beta-like isoform X1: protein MLTTEGTTIGSLWNGQILQQKKITELRYWVVMALQYHLNPPMQSTMGGANLHTPQSVFQHMMGQQNSPQQGGPWLQMPQVPALSMPWSVPALQQPDLIRFTGERSQPAYDTMSLHQKRKLSTPDITDTRQIKQFITEEKMASHFQGLHISSNYQAQNSPPSTSTAHSPQRVCNNLEYMNSNMESAEGINLDQNDCRKPRLVISEEVRRLQEEPLIPTSLLSKLERPSMALVLWEPPSKHLARVLPVPRDTPTPIPNFLEDGNNNNNNNNNNNNNNRNSNNNNNNNGIIDLNQCSPQLEPMEL from the exons ATGTTAACTACAGAAGGAACAACAATAGGCAGTCTTTGGAACGGTCAGATTTTACA gcagaaaaaaataactgaattGAGATATTGGGTAGTAATGGCTTTGCAATACCATCTAAACCCTCCGATGCAGAGTACGATGGGTGGAGCTAACCTCCATACTCCACAGTCTGTATTCCAACATATGATGGGTCAGCAAAACTCGCCGCAACAAGGCGGACCTTGGCTGCAAATGCCACAGGTCCCAGCGTTGTCTATGCCATGGAGCGTTCCAGCTTTGCAGCAACCTGATTTGATCAGGTTTACTGGTGAAAGAAGCCAGCCTGCCTATGACACAATGTCGCTGCATCAAAAAAGAAAGTTGAGCACACCAGATATCACAGATAC TCGGCAAATTAAGCAATTTATTACCGAAGAAAAGATGGCCTCACACTTTCAAGGTTTGCACATCAGTTCCAACTATCAAGCTCAAAATTCACCTCCTTCGACATCGACAGCTCACTCGCCACAGCGTGTGTGTAATAATTTAGAATATATGAACTCGAATATGGAAAGTGCTGAGGGCATAAACTTAGATCAAAATGACTGCAGAAAGCCTAGACTGGTCATATCTGAGGAAGTCAGACGGCTACAAGAAGAACCCCTAATTCCTACCTCTCTGTTATCCAAACT TGAACGACCCTCAATGGCACTAGTACTTTGGGAACCACCGAGTAAACACCTTGCCCGGGTATTACCAGTACCTCGAGATACACCAACGCCAATACCAAACTTCCTTGAAGAtggcaacaacaacaacaacaataacaataacaataacaataacaatagaaacagcaacaacaacaataataacaacggtATAATAGATTTAAATCAATGTTCTCCACAACTCGAGCCCATGGAGCTTTGA
- the LOC124299049 gene encoding uncharacterized protein LOC124299049 isoform X8 produces MLTTEGTTIGSLWNGQILQQKKITELRYWVVMALQYHLNPPMQSTMGGANLHTPQSVFQHMMGQQNSPQQGGPWLQMPQVPALSMPWSVPALQQPDLIRFTGERSQPAYDTMSLHQKRKLSTPDITDTRQIKQFITEEKMASHFQGLHISSNYQAQNSPPSTSTAHSPQRVCNNLEYMNSNMESAEGINLDQNDCRKPRLVISEEVRRLQEEPLIPTSLLSKLIWKNKCFVSKKWGESSFYGCHYKFELISIINASRGYPTDMDISTG; encoded by the exons ATGTTAACTACAGAAGGAACAACAATAGGCAGTCTTTGGAACGGTCAGATTTTACA gcagaaaaaaataactgaattGAGATATTGGGTAGTAATGGCTTTGCAATACCATCTAAACCCTCCGATGCAGAGTACGATGGGTGGAGCTAACCTCCATACTCCACAGTCTGTATTCCAACATATGATGGGTCAGCAAAACTCGCCGCAACAAGGCGGACCTTGGCTGCAAATGCCACAGGTCCCAGCGTTGTCTATGCCATGGAGCGTTCCAGCTTTGCAGCAACCTGATTTGATCAGGTTTACTGGTGAAAGAAGCCAGCCTGCCTATGACACAATGTCGCTGCATCAAAAAAGAAAGTTGAGCACACCAGATATCACAGATAC TCGGCAAATTAAGCAATTTATTACCGAAGAAAAGATGGCCTCACACTTTCAAGGTTTGCACATCAGTTCCAACTATCAAGCTCAAAATTCACCTCCTTCGACATCGACAGCTCACTCGCCACAGCGTGTGTGTAATAATTTAGAATATATGAACTCGAATATGGAAAGTGCTGAGGGCATAAACTTAGATCAAAATGACTGCAGAAAGCCTAGACTGGTCATATCTGAGGAAGTCAGACGGCTACAAGAAGAACCCCTAATTCCTACCTCTCTGTTATCCAAACT GATTTGGAAGAATAAATGTTTCGTTTCCAAAAAGTGGGGTGAAAGTTCCTTTTACGGATGCCATTATAAGTTTGAACTTATCTCCATTATTAATGCGTCAAGGGGTTACCCTACTGACATGGATATATCAACAGGCTAA
- the LOC124299049 gene encoding kinesin-related protein 12-like isoform X6 — protein MALQYHLNPPMQSTMGGANLHTPQSVFQHMMGQQNSPQQGGPWLQMPQVPALSMPWSVPALQQPDLIRFTGERSQPAYDTMSLHQKRKLSTPDITDTRQIKQFITEEKMASHFQGLHISSNYQAQNSPPSTSTAHSPQRVCNNLEYMNSNMESAEGINLDQNDCRKPRLVISEEVRRLQEEPLIPTSLLSKLERPSMALVLWEPPSKHLARVLPVPRDTPTPIPNFLEDGNNNNNNNNNNNNNNRNSNNNNNNNGIIDLNQCSPQLEPMEL, from the exons ATGGCTTTGCAATACCATCTAAACCCTCCGATGCAGAGTACGATGGGTGGAGCTAACCTCCATACTCCACAGTCTGTATTCCAACATATGATGGGTCAGCAAAACTCGCCGCAACAAGGCGGACCTTGGCTGCAAATGCCACAGGTCCCAGCGTTGTCTATGCCATGGAGCGTTCCAGCTTTGCAGCAACCTGATTTGATCAGGTTTACTGGTGAAAGAAGCCAGCCTGCCTATGACACAATGTCGCTGCATCAAAAAAGAAAGTTGAGCACACCAGATATCACAGATAC TCGGCAAATTAAGCAATTTATTACCGAAGAAAAGATGGCCTCACACTTTCAAGGTTTGCACATCAGTTCCAACTATCAAGCTCAAAATTCACCTCCTTCGACATCGACAGCTCACTCGCCACAGCGTGTGTGTAATAATTTAGAATATATGAACTCGAATATGGAAAGTGCTGAGGGCATAAACTTAGATCAAAATGACTGCAGAAAGCCTAGACTGGTCATATCTGAGGAAGTCAGACGGCTACAAGAAGAACCCCTAATTCCTACCTCTCTGTTATCCAAACT TGAACGACCCTCAATGGCACTAGTACTTTGGGAACCACCGAGTAAACACCTTGCCCGGGTATTACCAGTACCTCGAGATACACCAACGCCAATACCAAACTTCCTTGAAGAtggcaacaacaacaacaacaataacaataacaataacaataacaatagaaacagcaacaacaacaataataacaacggtATAATAGATTTAAATCAATGTTCTCCACAACTCGAGCCCATGGAGCTTTGA
- the LOC124299049 gene encoding nuclear transcription factor Y subunit beta-like isoform X9, whose protein sequence is MGGANLHTPQSVFQHMMGQQNSPQQGGPWLQMPQVPALSMPWSVPALQQPDLIRFTGERSQPAYDTMSLHQKRKLSTPDITDTRQIKQFITEEKMASHFQGLHISSNYQAQNSPPSTSTAHSPQRVCNNLEYMNSNMESAEGINLDQNDCRKPRLVISEEVRRLQEEPLIPTSLLSKLERPSMALVLWEPPSKHLARVLPVPRDTPTPIPNFLEDGNNNNNNNNNNNNNNRNSNNNNNNNGIIDLNQCSPQLEPMEL, encoded by the exons ATGGGTGGAGCTAACCTCCATACTCCACAGTCTGTATTCCAACATATGATGGGTCAGCAAAACTCGCCGCAACAAGGCGGACCTTGGCTGCAAATGCCACAGGTCCCAGCGTTGTCTATGCCATGGAGCGTTCCAGCTTTGCAGCAACCTGATTTGATCAGGTTTACTGGTGAAAGAAGCCAGCCTGCCTATGACACAATGTCGCTGCATCAAAAAAGAAAGTTGAGCACACCAGATATCACAGATAC TCGGCAAATTAAGCAATTTATTACCGAAGAAAAGATGGCCTCACACTTTCAAGGTTTGCACATCAGTTCCAACTATCAAGCTCAAAATTCACCTCCTTCGACATCGACAGCTCACTCGCCACAGCGTGTGTGTAATAATTTAGAATATATGAACTCGAATATGGAAAGTGCTGAGGGCATAAACTTAGATCAAAATGACTGCAGAAAGCCTAGACTGGTCATATCTGAGGAAGTCAGACGGCTACAAGAAGAACCCCTAATTCCTACCTCTCTGTTATCCAAACT TGAACGACCCTCAATGGCACTAGTACTTTGGGAACCACCGAGTAAACACCTTGCCCGGGTATTACCAGTACCTCGAGATACACCAACGCCAATACCAAACTTCCTTGAAGAtggcaacaacaacaacaacaataacaataacaataacaataacaatagaaacagcaacaacaacaataataacaacggtATAATAGATTTAAATCAATGTTCTCCACAACTCGAGCCCATGGAGCTTTGA
- the LOC124299049 gene encoding putative uncharacterized protein DDB_G0280071 isoform X10, giving the protein MMGQQNSPQQGGPWLQMPQVPALSMPWSVPALQQPDLIRFTGERSQPAYDTMSLHQKRKLSTPDITDTRQIKQFITEEKMASHFQGLHISSNYQAQNSPPSTSTAHSPQRVCNNLEYMNSNMESAEGINLDQNDCRKPRLVISEEVRRLQEEPLIPTSLLSKLERPSMALVLWEPPSKHLARVLPVPRDTPTPIPNFLEDGNNNNNNNNNNNNNNRNSNNNNNNNGIIDLNQCSPQLEPMEL; this is encoded by the exons ATGATGGGTCAGCAAAACTCGCCGCAACAAGGCGGACCTTGGCTGCAAATGCCACAGGTCCCAGCGTTGTCTATGCCATGGAGCGTTCCAGCTTTGCAGCAACCTGATTTGATCAGGTTTACTGGTGAAAGAAGCCAGCCTGCCTATGACACAATGTCGCTGCATCAAAAAAGAAAGTTGAGCACACCAGATATCACAGATAC TCGGCAAATTAAGCAATTTATTACCGAAGAAAAGATGGCCTCACACTTTCAAGGTTTGCACATCAGTTCCAACTATCAAGCTCAAAATTCACCTCCTTCGACATCGACAGCTCACTCGCCACAGCGTGTGTGTAATAATTTAGAATATATGAACTCGAATATGGAAAGTGCTGAGGGCATAAACTTAGATCAAAATGACTGCAGAAAGCCTAGACTGGTCATATCTGAGGAAGTCAGACGGCTACAAGAAGAACCCCTAATTCCTACCTCTCTGTTATCCAAACT TGAACGACCCTCAATGGCACTAGTACTTTGGGAACCACCGAGTAAACACCTTGCCCGGGTATTACCAGTACCTCGAGATACACCAACGCCAATACCAAACTTCCTTGAAGAtggcaacaacaacaacaacaataacaataacaataacaataacaatagaaacagcaacaacaacaataataacaacggtATAATAGATTTAAATCAATGTTCTCCACAACTCGAGCCCATGGAGCTTTGA